The Chryseobacterium aureum genome contains a region encoding:
- a CDS encoding RagB/SusD family nutrient uptake outer membrane protein, translating to MNKKYIIAAAFLILGAVTQSCSNDFIEVSPTEAIPESALGEIYNNDAGANSLVTAIYAKFLDWNMSTFAWIGVTSIVSDDADKGSSASDSGSDKDILDALTFTASTPSFKELFASNYQGINRCNQALKYLPQLDKADPQLRERLAGEAKFLRAFMYFTLVRSFGGVPLVDHVPVTGVEADKLMTLTRKSKEEIYAFIEKDLKEAAAVLPSKTGGERATKGAAHALLAKVYLYQKKWQLAVDEANLVTGYSLTPIFQDIYKVSGENNAESIFEINGSGGTAGRAIQQYSQVQGARGTTGWGWGFATPTQGLYDAYSATDSRRDATIIHRDMTLYDGYYVGPNTENKFYNYKAYSSNYRDQASTDVNIRYLRYAEVLLIKAEAMNELGQTSAAIPFLNQVRNRANIGNTPASSQADVRLDIWKQRRLELAFEHDRWFDLVRTGQAQAAMAADGGKKFIVGKHELFPLPQDFIMEAGGLSAQNPGY from the coding sequence ATGAACAAAAAATATATCATAGCAGCTGCATTTCTGATTTTAGGAGCTGTTACACAAAGTTGTAGTAATGACTTTATAGAGGTGTCACCTACGGAAGCAATTCCTGAGTCTGCACTTGGAGAAATATATAATAACGATGCAGGAGCAAATAGTTTAGTTACAGCAATTTATGCTAAATTTTTAGATTGGAATATGAGTACGTTTGCCTGGATCGGGGTTACATCAATCGTTTCTGATGATGCCGATAAAGGTTCAAGTGCAAGTGATTCCGGTTCAGATAAAGATATTTTAGATGCGTTAACATTTACAGCATCAACGCCATCGTTCAAAGAATTGTTTGCTTCTAATTATCAGGGGATTAATAGATGCAACCAAGCATTAAAATATCTTCCACAATTAGATAAAGCCGATCCACAACTGCGTGAAAGATTAGCTGGTGAGGCTAAATTTTTAAGAGCGTTTATGTATTTTACATTAGTAAGATCTTTTGGAGGTGTTCCATTGGTAGATCACGTTCCTGTAACAGGAGTAGAGGCCGATAAGTTGATGACGCTTACCAGAAAAAGCAAGGAAGAAATTTATGCATTTATAGAAAAAGATCTTAAAGAGGCGGCAGCTGTTCTACCATCTAAAACTGGAGGAGAGAGGGCTACAAAAGGAGCTGCACATGCGCTTCTTGCTAAGGTTTATTTATATCAGAAAAAATGGCAGCTGGCTGTTGATGAGGCGAATTTGGTTACAGGTTATTCACTGACACCCATTTTCCAGGATATTTATAAAGTTTCAGGAGAAAATAATGCTGAATCTATTTTTGAAATTAATGGAAGTGGAGGAACAGCCGGAAGAGCAATACAGCAATACAGTCAGGTACAGGGGGCCAGAGGTACTACAGGTTGGGGCTGGGGATTTGCTACTCCTACCCAAGGTTTGTATGATGCTTATTCTGCAACAGATTCCAGAAGAGATGCTACGATTATCCACAGAGATATGACATTGTATGACGGATATTATGTAGGGCCAAATACAGAAAACAAATTCTATAACTATAAAGCTTACTCTTCAAACTATAGAGATCAGGCTTCAACAGACGTAAACATTCGTTATCTGAGATATGCTGAAGTATTATTAATCAAAGCTGAAGCAATGAATGAATTAGGACAGACATCAGCAGCTATTCCTTTCCTAAATCAGGTAAGAAACAGAGCTAATATTGGAAATACTCCTGCTTCTTCTCAGGCAGATGTAAGATTAGACATCTGGAAGCAAAGAAGGCTGGAACTTGCTTTTGAACATGATAGATGGTTTGATCTGGTAAGAACCGGACAGGCACAAGCAGCAATGGCTGCAGATGGGGGTAAAAAATTCATCGTTGGAAAACATGAATTATTTCCACTTCCGCAGGACTTTATTATGGAAGCAGGCGGATTGTCAGCTCAAAACCCTGGCTATTAA